CGGTCCATGTGTACTTTGGAGACGAGCGCTGCGTGCCGCCCGACGACCCCGCCTCGAACTATCACACGGCAAAGGAAACGCTGCTCGACGACGTTGCGATTCCGGCGGCGCAGGTTCACCGCATGCGCGGCGAGATCGACCCGCAGCAAGCGGCGCTCGAGTACGCGCTCGTGCTGCGCAACACGATCGGCGAGCGTCCGGTGCTCGATCTCGTGATGCTTGGTATCGGCGCCGACGGTCACACCGCATCGCTCTTCCCAGGCGAGAACCCGCTCGCCGACGACGATGCGCTCGTGCGCGCGGTCTACGCGCAATCTGTTCGAATGTGGCGCCTGACGATCACGCCGGACGTCATCAACGCCTCCCACGAAGTGCTCTTCGGCGTCAGCGGCGCCGAAAAAGCTGCCGCGCTAAAAGCGATTCGCGAAGGGCCGTACGATCCATGGCGTTATCCCGCGCAGATCGTCAAACCGCATAGCGGCCGCCTTCTCTGGTACGCCGACGCAGCAGCGGCTGCGGCCGGTTAGGGCACTGCGGGCAGGGCGCGAGAACCTAAGGTCTCCACGTTCACGCCGTTGGCGGTGAGGATCGCCCCACTCACGCGTTGCAGTTCGACGACGGCTTTGTTCAGGTCGGTCTGCGCTTGGAGCTCCAAGCCGCGGTACTGTGCCAGCTGGACCTGCCGCGCAAGGACCAGAAACGTCGTCGAGGTGCCATTGTGGAACTTGCGCAGCTCGCTCGCATACACGACCTCGCTCGCGTGTCGTGCGGCGCGCGCGGCCGCAAGCCGCGACAGAGCGGATTCGTAGGTTTGCAGCGCGTTGCGCGCCTCGACCACGACGCGCTCCTCGGTGGCCTGCAGTGCGATCTGAGCGTCGCGCTGCTGCTCGAGCGCTTGCTCGAGCTGCGCGCGGGCCGTGCGATTGCCCAGCGGCAGGGAATAGACGAGGCCGGCGTTCCAATACGGGTAACGCTGCTGCAGCAGCGTGTTGTACGACTGGCCGAAGCCGCCGACGAGTGGGGGCGGTACGGCGAAGGAGCACGGCGACGTGGGGCAGACGAAGGCGTAGAGCGGATTGCTCGGCGTCAGCGGCAGCAGCGTTCCAGCGTAACCGTTCGTCGTATAGCCCAGCTTCAGATCGACCTGGGGGCGAAGTTGATTGCGCGCGTACGCAACGTCGACGTCGGCCTGAAGCTCAGCGTCGAGCGTCTGGCGGATCTCCGGCCGGTTCTGCATCGCCTCTTGGACGAGCCGCGCAAACGCCGGAGCCGGCGGTACCTGTAGCACCGGCGATGTCGGAACCAAGTTCGCCGTCCACACCGGATCGGACGGCCCGGCCGCGATTTCGCTCTTGAGTTGGTTTTGCACCGTCGCGACGCTCTGCAAGGCCGACGCGACTGCGGCTTCGTCGGCGTCGACTTGTGCGCCTGATTCGACCGCATCCACTGGAGCGCCGGCGCCGTGACGCGCGAGCCGGATCGTGCTGCGCTGCTGGGCAACCGCCTCGCGCATCGCTTCTTCTTGAATCGCGACGTTGCGCCACGCCGAAACGAGGTCCCAATACGCGTCCTCGACGGCGCCGATCGTGTCCGAAACGGTCGCCAGCGTCTGTTCTTGCGTCTGATTCGCGTTGATGACGGAGAGCTCCACGGCACGCTTAGGCGCGTTCATCCCGGCATCGCGCAACAACGGCTGCGTCAGCACGAAGGAGAGGGCGGTCAAATACGTCGGGTTGAGGAGATTGACGATCTCGTTGTTCGTCGCTCTCGTCTGCGAAAGGCTAACGCTGTACGACTGTCCATTCGGAAGGACGCCGGAGACGCTTCCCGACACGGACGAATTTCCCGTGACGACCGGACCGTAGCTCGGCCCCGCGAAGAAGGGATTCTGCGGCGCCGCGATCGAGCGCTGGATCTCCGGCTCGAGTTGAAATCGTACGTCAAATGCACCTTTTGCCGCCTCGATGCCGTAAAACGCGATGCGGCGATTTCCGGCGGCGATCGCGAG
This portion of the Candidatus Dormiibacterota bacterium genome encodes:
- the pgl gene encoding 6-phosphogluconolactonase — its product is MSDVPHLHVFRTPELFARGLADAFVASARDAIATRGRFTVALAGGTTPRGAYALLAQDPRRSLVAWNAVHVYFGDERCVPPDDPASNYHTAKETLLDDVAIPAAQVHRMRGEIDPQQAALEYALVLRNTIGERPVLDLVMLGIGADGHTASLFPGENPLADDDALVRAVYAQSVRMWRLTITPDVINASHEVLFGVSGAEKAAALKAIREGPYDPWRYPAQIVKPHSGRLLWYADAAAAAAG
- a CDS encoding TolC family protein, which encodes MRLVTFVATAALAALPFAAGAQQSERLPARATIPSPPPLPVLPPVPSVAPGYSAPSVHAGTPRIVGTAGEPVVGIVLGDAIAMALLKNPNLAIAAGNRRIAFYGIEAAKGAFDVRFQLEPEIQRSIAAPQNPFFAGPSYGPVVTGNSSVSGSVSGVLPNGQSYSVSLSQTRATNNEIVNLLNPTYLTALSFVLTQPLLRDAGMNAPKRAVELSVINANQTQEQTLATVSDTIGAVEDAYWDLVSAWRNVAIQEEAMREAVAQQRSTIRLARHGAGAPVDAVESGAQVDADEAAVASALQSVATVQNQLKSEIAAGPSDPVWTANLVPTSPVLQVPPAPAFARLVQEAMQNRPEIRQTLDAELQADVDVAYARNQLRPQVDLKLGYTTNGYAGTLLPLTPSNPLYAFVCPTSPCSFAVPPPLVGGFGQSYNTLLQQRYPYWNAGLVYSLPLGNRTARAQLEQALEQQRDAQIALQATEERVVVEARNALQTYESALSRLAAARAARHASEVVYASELRKFHNGTSTTFLVLARQVQLAQYRGLELQAQTDLNKAVVELQRVSGAILTANGVNVETLGSRALPAVP